In Parasphingorhabdus halotolerans, a single window of DNA contains:
- a CDS encoding FtsB family cell division protein yields the protein MAQKEKIAGLVRSAIGPGSALLTLLLIAGYAVLGPTGILAWGDYQNTLESRQMQLAQLQVERDALRNRVNLLDPRGADPDLIGELLRKNVNVVHPDEIIVPLK from the coding sequence ATGGCACAAAAAGAAAAAATCGCAGGGTTGGTCAGATCGGCAATCGGTCCGGGTTCTGCTTTGCTTACCCTGCTTCTTATTGCCGGTTATGCAGTGCTGGGCCCGACCGGCATATTGGCTTGGGGTGATTACCAAAATACGCTGGAATCGCGACAGATGCAGCTGGCGCAGTTGCAGGTTGAGCGGGATGCTCTGCGCAATCGTGTAAACTTGCTTGATCCTAGAGGCGCTGACCCAGACCTGATCGGCGAACTGCTGCGCAAGAATGTTAACGTGGTTCATCCGGATGAAATCATCGTTCCGTTAAAATAG
- a CDS encoding TadE/TadG family type IV pilus assembly protein, which produces MMKLKALKTRLLGDSTGATLVEFGLVAPPFFLLLLGIMDLGYRGYVDTMSKSILHQVARGASTGEMTKAYIEKEIKNGLTPLGLKADQITVETKSYFDFTNIGKPEKLTTDKNSNGVVDPGDCYIDNNNNDVFDTDYGIEGTGGPDDIVSYEITIVRPRLFPLASMIGLENTMTITNSTAVRNQPYGDQVDLIETCISDLD; this is translated from the coding sequence ATGATGAAATTGAAAGCTCTCAAAACCCGTCTGCTCGGTGATAGCACAGGCGCTACTCTGGTCGAATTTGGATTGGTCGCACCACCCTTTTTCTTGCTGCTTCTGGGCATCATGGACCTCGGTTACCGTGGCTATGTGGACACGATGTCCAAGTCAATTCTCCATCAAGTTGCGCGAGGCGCTTCTACTGGTGAAATGACGAAAGCCTATATCGAAAAAGAGATTAAAAATGGCCTGACGCCACTTGGTCTCAAAGCCGATCAAATCACGGTCGAAACGAAGAGCTATTTCGATTTTACCAATATCGGAAAACCGGAAAAACTGACGACCGATAAAAATAGCAATGGCGTGGTCGATCCGGGTGATTGCTACATCGACAATAATAACAACGACGTGTTCGATACCGATTACGGTATTGAAGGTACCGGTGGGCCGGATGATATTGTGAGTTACGAAATTACGATCGTGAGGCCGCGACTATTTCCATTGGCATCCATGATCGGTCTGGAAAACACCATGACCATCACAAACAGCACGGCAGTTCGAAATCAGCCTTATGGCGATCAGGTAGATCTCATTGAAACCTGCATATCGGATCTGGATTAA
- a CDS encoding EF-hand domain-containing protein — protein MKRFIAGASGMLLIMAAGLFFWIGAQSQEVVLPDAPPPPEQTDPEGLPVADDAETAIGPAPPTPPKAYQSSREEKRFNRYDRDRDELITRLELMSSRTKAFKKLDKDGNNLLTFEEWAAATSKKFASADKDRNGQLTRTEFRTTRPKRTAPRCKC, from the coding sequence ATGAAACGATTCATCGCTGGCGCTTCGGGGATGCTGCTCATCATGGCGGCAGGATTGTTTTTCTGGATCGGTGCCCAGAGTCAGGAAGTTGTCTTGCCGGATGCGCCGCCACCGCCCGAGCAGACCGACCCGGAAGGCCTGCCTGTTGCCGACGATGCCGAGACCGCTATTGGGCCTGCGCCGCCAACCCCGCCAAAAGCCTATCAATCATCTCGTGAAGAAAAGCGCTTCAACCGCTACGACCGCGATCGCGACGAGTTAATCACGCGCCTGGAATTGATGAGCAGCCGCACCAAGGCCTTTAAAAAGCTTGATAAGGACGGTAACAACCTGCTGACTTTTGAGGAGTGGGCCGCGGCGACGAGCAAAAAATTTGCGAGCGCGGACAAGGACCGCAATGGGCAGTTAACCCGGACAGAATTCCGCACGACACGGCCAAAGCGGACCGCGCCACGCTGCAAATGCTAA
- a CDS encoding pilus assembly protein, whose translation MLGNKKTKRFKSILRDLRTDNTGNIYFMAALALFPIAGFIGGGVDMGRAYMAKARLQQACDAGALAGRRSMSGIAMSNDDKIEARKFFDFNFPEGTFGTNNFAPVNGQANPRFVDGPKLADGTPSKTVYGYAETTVNTSIMRIFGFQTMQLKVDCTSRLDIGNVDVVMSLDVTGSMSGSRIQGLKDAVKQFYDILGPGGAAQGSQIRYGFVPYNALVNPGKLLYDANPAWIVGGTGTAQEDEWNYQTRKAIWLLNPPVVTYEDIRIEDATGDPRDGCEDLFSENKPVPGAWNPSGPVNGQGNKITVSGNYYKFTYNQYKRKNKNNITCTRKVEKYAGGPPATSSDWQPGAVFDHWEYDEYAHNVSAYVASIKTGVAAQRPTLNNNPSSNTDGPKDKWDGCIEERDTYQDIISTTNAIPVNAYDLDLDLVPYNKATRWRPYWEGVEYKRNGSTVSSSDCPAPARILAAYPQYDGVGYNSPTDNSTPVQITSNLKSYINGLTAQGYTNHTIGMLWAGRLISKEGLFSAVNSKSKNGFNISRHILFMTDGDLNVNPDRYNVYGYNQLDGRLGPTSIGKTEYEARQAQRFQLACNAAKAKGITVWAVQFGVSNPTKNMEDCATSKDHASAASSNADLVKAFGDIAKTIGGLRLSK comes from the coding sequence ATGCTTGGCAATAAAAAGACAAAACGGTTCAAATCGATTTTGCGTGATTTGCGCACCGACAACACGGGCAACATCTATTTCATGGCAGCCCTCGCGCTATTTCCGATTGCCGGATTTATTGGCGGCGGCGTGGATATGGGCCGTGCTTACATGGCCAAAGCCCGTTTGCAGCAAGCCTGCGACGCGGGTGCTCTGGCCGGTCGCCGTTCCATGTCGGGCATTGCAATGTCCAATGATGACAAGATCGAGGCACGCAAGTTTTTTGATTTCAACTTCCCTGAAGGCACGTTTGGCACCAATAACTTTGCACCTGTTAACGGGCAGGCAAACCCGAGGTTTGTCGATGGGCCCAAACTGGCTGACGGCACCCCTTCCAAAACGGTTTATGGATATGCAGAGACAACCGTAAATACATCTATCATGCGTATATTCGGTTTTCAGACTATGCAGCTCAAGGTAGATTGCACCAGCCGTCTGGATATCGGCAACGTCGATGTTGTGATGTCGCTTGACGTTACCGGGTCGATGAGCGGATCGCGAATTCAGGGTCTGAAAGACGCGGTTAAACAATTTTATGATATTTTAGGTCCCGGCGGTGCAGCGCAAGGCAGCCAAATCCGCTATGGTTTTGTACCCTATAATGCTCTCGTTAATCCCGGAAAACTTCTATATGATGCCAATCCAGCATGGATTGTTGGTGGCACGGGCACGGCTCAGGAAGATGAATGGAATTACCAGACACGCAAAGCAATCTGGTTGCTTAATCCTCCGGTCGTTACTTACGAAGATATAAGAATCGAAGATGCCACTGGCGATCCGCGTGATGGTTGCGAGGATTTGTTCAGTGAAAACAAGCCGGTTCCCGGTGCCTGGAATCCGTCAGGTCCTGTCAACGGCCAGGGCAACAAAATAACAGTGAGCGGAAATTATTACAAGTTCACCTACAATCAGTACAAACGCAAAAACAAGAATAACATAACCTGCACGCGCAAAGTTGAGAAATACGCTGGTGGACCGCCGGCGACATCAAGTGATTGGCAGCCCGGAGCCGTATTCGATCATTGGGAATATGATGAATATGCGCATAACGTATCGGCCTATGTAGCTTCAATCAAGACCGGCGTCGCAGCACAAAGGCCTACGTTGAATAACAACCCCAGTAGCAATACGGACGGTCCAAAGGACAAGTGGGACGGCTGCATCGAAGAACGCGATACTTATCAGGACATTATTTCGACAACCAACGCTATTCCGGTAAATGCCTACGATCTTGATCTTGATCTGGTGCCTTACAACAAGGCCACAAGATGGCGGCCATATTGGGAAGGTGTGGAATACAAGCGCAACGGATCAACTGTGAGTTCTTCCGATTGCCCTGCTCCGGCGCGTATTCTCGCAGCCTATCCGCAATATGACGGGGTTGGTTACAATTCACCCACCGACAACAGTACTCCGGTGCAGATCACCAGCAATCTCAAATCCTACATCAATGGGCTGACGGCACAAGGCTACACCAACCATACCATCGGCATGCTCTGGGCCGGCCGTCTGATATCCAAAGAGGGACTGTTTAGTGCGGTGAACTCCAAATCGAAAAATGGTTTTAACATTAGCCGCCACATTCTGTTTATGACGGATGGCGACCTCAATGTGAACCCCGATCGATACAATGTTTACGGATATAATCAGCTAGATGGCCGGTTAGGTCCAACCAGTATCGGCAAAACCGAATATGAGGCGCGCCAAGCGCAACGCTTCCAGCTAGCCTGCAACGCGGCCAAAGCCAAGGGAATAACGGTGTGGGCAGTGCAGTTCGGTGTGAGCAATCCAACAAAGAATATGGAAGATTGCGCCACCAGCAAAGATCATGCTTCTGCTGCCAGCAGCAACGCAGATCTGGTCAAAGCTTTTGGCGATATAGCGAAAACCATTGGTGGATTGAGGTTGTCAAAATGA
- the pdhA gene encoding pyruvate dehydrogenase (acetyl-transferring) E1 component subunit alpha yields MAKSAPAKRKAPAKKPTAAKKPAAKTAAGKKAPAAKRSAVKPAPAKTTGGLKTPIYKASKAEMMKFYEEMLLIRRFEEKAGQLYGLGLIGGFCHLYIGQEAVVTGLQSAIEPGKDSVITSYRDHGHMLACGIDPKIVMAELTGRASGISKGKGGSMHMFSVEHGFYGGHGIVGAQVSLGTGLAFAHKYKEDGGVCLAYFGDGASNQGQVYESFNMAELWQLPVIFVIENNQYAMGTSVNRSSSEDQLYRRGESFRIPGMQVDGMDVLAVRGAVEEALKDVRGGGGPVLMELKTYRYRGHSMSDPAKYRSRDEVQEVREKSDPIERLKAMLLKQGVTEEELKALDKAVRKTVMDAADFAEESPEPEASELYTDVLVEQY; encoded by the coding sequence ATAGCAAAATCAGCTCCGGCCAAGCGCAAAGCGCCCGCTAAAAAACCCACCGCTGCCAAGAAACCGGCGGCCAAAACGGCTGCTGGCAAGAAGGCACCTGCGGCAAAGAGATCGGCGGTGAAACCGGCGCCAGCCAAAACAACCGGTGGTCTCAAAACCCCGATCTACAAAGCCAGCAAAGCTGAAATGATGAAATTCTATGAGGAAATGCTTCTCATTCGCCGCTTTGAAGAAAAAGCCGGGCAGCTCTACGGGCTGGGACTAATCGGCGGTTTTTGCCATTTATATATCGGCCAGGAGGCTGTGGTTACCGGCCTGCAATCGGCAATTGAACCGGGCAAGGATAGCGTTATTACGAGCTATCGCGATCATGGGCATATGCTCGCCTGCGGTATTGATCCCAAAATTGTGATGGCCGAGCTTACCGGGCGCGCCTCTGGCATCTCCAAGGGGAAGGGCGGTTCGATGCACATGTTCTCGGTAGAGCATGGTTTCTATGGTGGCCACGGCATTGTCGGCGCGCAAGTTTCACTTGGCACCGGTCTGGCGTTTGCTCACAAATATAAAGAAGATGGCGGAGTCTGCCTCGCATATTTCGGTGATGGCGCATCGAATCAGGGGCAAGTCTACGAAAGCTTTAATATGGCCGAGCTTTGGCAGCTTCCGGTGATATTTGTGATTGAGAATAATCAATATGCGATGGGCACCAGCGTCAACCGTTCATCCTCAGAAGACCAGCTTTATCGGCGCGGTGAAAGTTTCCGTATCCCTGGAATGCAAGTAGATGGCATGGACGTACTCGCGGTCCGCGGCGCGGTAGAAGAGGCGCTCAAAGATGTGCGCGGTGGCGGTGGACCGGTTCTGATGGAACTGAAGACATATCGCTATCGTGGTCACTCCATGTCCGATCCTGCGAAATATCGCAGCCGTGACGAAGTGCAGGAAGTGCGCGAAAAATCTGATCCGATTGAGCGGCTGAAAGCAATGCTGCTCAAGCAGGGCGTAACCGAAGAAGAGCTGAAAGCGCTGGATAAAGCCGTACGCAAAACCGTGATGGATGCGGCTGATTTCGCTGAAGAATCTCCCGAACCGGAAGCATCCGAACTTTATACTGACGTGCTGGTGGAGCAATATTAA
- a CDS encoding pyruvate dehydrogenase complex E1 component subunit beta, translating into MAIQLKMPALSPTMEEGTLAKWLVKEGDEVSSGDILAEIETDKATMEFEAIDEGVISKILIAEGTDGVLVGTVIAEMTSEDEDADAGEADESPAPAPAPAAEEDSKEKPDDQAGPEITKEAPAAPISRAEDPDIPSGTAMVSITVREALRDAMAEEMRKDQSVFVMGEEVAEYQGAYKVTQGLLDEFGPKRVIDTPITEHGFAGVGAGAAMGGLKPIVEFMTFNFAMQAIDQIINSAAKTNYMSGGQMRCPIVFRGPNGAASRVGAQHSQNYGPWYAAVPGLIVIAPYDAADAKGLLKAAIQTTDPVVFLENELLYGRSFEIPDLEDHTLPIGKARIMREGSDVTIVSYSISVGLALEAADVLAGEGIEAEVIDLRTLRPLDTETVLNSLAKTNRMIVAEEGWPTCSIASEIVALCMEQGFDDLDAPVMRVTNEDVPMPYAANLEKAALIDSGRIIEAAKKVCYR; encoded by the coding sequence ATGGCTATCCAATTGAAAATGCCCGCCCTTTCACCGACAATGGAAGAGGGCACTTTGGCCAAATGGCTGGTCAAAGAAGGCGATGAAGTCAGCTCGGGTGATATTCTTGCCGAGATCGAAACCGACAAGGCGACGATGGAGTTTGAAGCGATCGACGAAGGTGTGATTTCAAAAATATTGATTGCCGAGGGCACGGATGGCGTTCTTGTTGGTACGGTGATCGCCGAGATGACCAGCGAGGATGAAGATGCCGATGCCGGTGAAGCTGATGAAAGCCCTGCGCCAGCGCCTGCTCCCGCAGCGGAAGAAGACTCAAAAGAAAAGCCCGACGATCAAGCTGGTCCGGAAATAACAAAAGAAGCGCCCGCCGCGCCGATTTCGCGCGCAGAGGATCCCGATATTCCATCGGGCACCGCAATGGTCTCCATCACGGTGCGTGAAGCGTTGCGTGATGCAATGGCAGAAGAAATGCGCAAGGACCAAAGTGTCTTTGTGATGGGTGAAGAAGTCGCCGAATATCAGGGCGCTTATAAGGTAACCCAAGGATTACTTGATGAATTTGGCCCCAAGCGTGTAATCGACACGCCGATTACCGAGCACGGTTTTGCTGGCGTTGGCGCTGGCGCGGCTATGGGCGGTTTGAAACCGATCGTCGAGTTTATGACGTTCAACTTCGCGATGCAGGCAATTGACCAGATAATTAACTCGGCTGCCAAGACCAATTATATGTCGGGCGGCCAGATGCGTTGCCCGATTGTGTTCCGGGGCCCCAATGGCGCGGCGTCCCGCGTTGGTGCACAACACAGCCAGAATTATGGACCCTGGTATGCGGCGGTCCCTGGTCTGATCGTGATCGCACCCTATGATGCGGCTGACGCAAAAGGCCTGCTCAAGGCGGCGATCCAGACGACGGACCCAGTAGTTTTTCTCGAAAATGAGCTACTTTATGGCCGCTCTTTTGAAATTCCTGATTTGGAAGATCACACATTGCCGATCGGCAAGGCGCGGATCATGCGCGAGGGCAGCGATGTCACGATCGTAAGCTACTCGATAAGTGTCGGGCTTGCGCTTGAGGCTGCAGATGTGCTGGCAGGTGAGGGGATCGAGGCGGAAGTTATTGATCTGCGTACCCTGCGACCGCTTGATACGGAAACCGTGCTCAATAGCTTGGCGAAAACCAACCGGATGATTGTCGCTGAAGAAGGCTGGCCGACGTGCTCAATTGCTAGTGAAATCGTAGCGCTTTGTATGGAGCAAGGCTTTGACGATTTGGACGCTCCCGTAATGCGCGTCACAAACGAAGACGTACCTATGCCCTATGCCGCGAATCTGGAAAAAGCGGCATTGATAGACAGTGGGCGGATTATCGAGGCAGCAAAGAAAGTCTGTTATCGCTGA
- a CDS encoding TadE/TadG family type IV pilus assembly protein, translated as MDIVNMENTSKSRFAKITDRFRNASIIKNTSGLALIEFAYTAPIMLGIGLTGMETANLAVAHLQISQIAMLVADNASRARESIDEADIREIFTGADLTGDAIDFSPNARIILSSVEANGYTDSRKGQWIRWQRCYGGNTKFSSSYGNEGDGRYNSSLAAGIGPTGKKISATGSTGVNFAEVVYDYKPLISGKIFGKKVIRYESAFVARERDDHELKNGSLIPNNQKWTCDKYRTIDNPPS; from the coding sequence ATGGATATTGTGAATATGGAAAATACGTCAAAATCCCGTTTTGCAAAAATCACCGACCGATTCCGCAACGCTTCGATCATCAAAAATACCAGCGGTCTGGCATTGATAGAATTTGCCTATACCGCTCCGATCATGCTCGGGATTGGCTTGACGGGAATGGAAACGGCCAATCTTGCGGTGGCTCATTTGCAGATTAGCCAAATTGCAATGCTGGTTGCCGACAACGCCTCGCGCGCCCGGGAATCGATTGATGAAGCGGATATACGTGAAATTTTCACCGGTGCTGACCTGACCGGTGACGCGATCGATTTTTCACCCAATGCACGGATCATTCTCTCGAGTGTAGAAGCTAACGGCTACACCGACTCCCGAAAAGGCCAATGGATCAGATGGCAGCGTTGCTATGGCGGCAACACCAAATTTTCATCTTCCTATGGCAATGAGGGTGATGGACGATACAACTCATCGCTAGCGGCCGGTATTGGACCGACGGGCAAGAAAATTTCCGCCACAGGATCGACGGGCGTCAATTTTGCAGAGGTCGTTTACGACTATAAACCGCTCATCTCTGGGAAAATTTTCGGAAAGAAAGTCATCCGCTATGAAAGCGCTTTCGTCGCTCGTGAGCGCGATGATCACGAATTGAAGAACGGCAGTCTCATTCCAAACAACCAGAAATGGACCTGCGACAAATATAGGACAATTGATAACCCGCCCAGCTAG